One Gemmatimonadaceae bacterium DNA segment encodes these proteins:
- a CDS encoding class I SAM-dependent methyltransferase, translated as MTEFNSDRDPYEGSTATRRETVTELYDNYFSTRFGFDARRDLVWREVVRWLQNRYIPPDSRVLDLGAGYCNFVNNVSAREKHAVDVFTRFPSFAAPDVHTHVSSVTSMEFFEDSMFDVAFASNLFEHLNRPDLLMLLREMRRILKPDGLLILMQPNFKYCSATYFDDYTHIQIFTDASLYDFLEAYGFAIRDAFPKFMPVNMKSTLRLNLPMLPLIVRTYLSMPFKPFAGQMLMVARNTKTNDE; from the coding sequence ATGACTGAGTTCAATTCGGATCGCGATCCCTACGAGGGGAGCACGGCGACCAGGCGGGAAACCGTCACCGAGCTGTACGACAACTACTTCAGCACGCGCTTCGGCTTCGATGCGCGGCGCGACCTGGTGTGGCGCGAGGTCGTGCGGTGGCTGCAGAACCGGTACATCCCCCCCGATTCGCGCGTGCTCGACCTGGGCGCCGGCTACTGCAATTTTGTCAACAATGTCAGCGCGCGCGAGAAACACGCGGTGGACGTGTTCACGCGCTTTCCGAGCTTCGCCGCGCCGGACGTGCACACGCACGTCTCGTCGGTGACGAGCATGGAGTTCTTCGAGGACTCCATGTTCGATGTCGCCTTCGCCTCGAACCTGTTCGAGCACCTCAATCGCCCCGACCTGCTGATGCTGCTGCGCGAGATGCGGCGCATTCTCAAGCCGGACGGGCTGCTGATCCTGATGCAGCCGAACTTCAAGTACTGCTCGGCGACGTACTTCGACGACTACACGCACATCCAGATCTTCACCGACGCATCGCTGTACGACTTCCTCGAGGCCTACGGCTTCGCCATTCGCGATGCCTTCCCGAAGTTCATGCCGGTGAACATGAAGTCGACGCTGCGCCTCAACCTGCCCATGCTCCCGCTCATCGTGCGCACGTACCTCTCCATGCCCTTCAAGCCATTCGCGGGGCAGATGCTCATGGTGGCGCGCAACACCAAGACGAACGACGAGTAA
- a CDS encoding NAD(P)-dependent oxidoreductase yields the protein MPNETHTEALLAGRRRRSVVIGATGFIGGWVARALASRGDALLLVARDLEALRRQWPGAVLSPEAPGERAVAPTVSVAAGDARTIDSMERHLLAFGGDTIFNLVGYGVDRAERDEGLAMAINRDFPVALAELAGSWGACLVHAGSALEYGTAHGDLREDTVPMATTRYGITKLAGTEGVRAVALRRASRAVTARLFTVYGAGEHAGRLLPSIVDLGAGDAPIPLSAGTQRRDFTYVADVVEGLLRLADAHPEPGEPVNLCTGRLHTVREFAEAAADALGIARARLAFGAIPTRPEEMAHDAVSIARLQRLTGWHPDPSLDAGVRRAVAALRAAAPFA from the coding sequence ATGCCCAACGAGACTCACACGGAAGCACTGCTGGCGGGAAGGCGGCGCCGGAGCGTCGTCATCGGCGCAACGGGCTTCATTGGCGGATGGGTGGCGCGCGCTCTGGCGTCGCGAGGTGATGCGCTGCTGCTCGTTGCGCGAGACCTCGAGGCGCTGAGACGCCAGTGGCCGGGCGCCGTTCTCTCTCCCGAGGCGCCGGGCGAGCGCGCCGTCGCACCGACGGTGAGCGTTGCGGCTGGAGACGCGCGCACCATTGACTCGATGGAACGCCATCTGCTGGCGTTTGGGGGAGACACGATCTTCAACCTCGTCGGCTACGGCGTGGACCGCGCCGAGCGGGACGAGGGGCTGGCGATGGCGATCAATCGCGACTTTCCCGTTGCGCTCGCCGAACTCGCGGGCTCGTGGGGCGCGTGCCTCGTGCACGCTGGTTCCGCGCTCGAGTACGGGACCGCGCACGGCGACCTGCGCGAGGACACCGTGCCGATGGCGACCACACGCTACGGCATCACGAAGCTGGCGGGGACCGAGGGGGTGCGCGCCGTTGCCCTTCGGCGCGCGAGCCGGGCGGTGACGGCGCGCCTTTTCACCGTCTACGGGGCGGGGGAACATGCGGGGCGCCTCCTCCCGTCGATCGTCGACCTTGGGGCCGGCGATGCGCCGATTCCTCTCTCGGCGGGGACGCAGCGGCGCGACTTCACCTACGTGGCCGACGTGGTGGAAGGGTTGTTGCGGCTGGCGGACGCGCACCCGGAGCCCGGCGAGCCGGTCAATCTCTGCACGGGACGGCTTCACACGGTCCGCGAATTCGCCGAGGCGGCGGCCGACGCGCTGGGCATCGCGCGCGCACGCCTGGCGTTCGGCGCGATTCCCACGCGCCCCGAGGAGATGGCGCACGACGCCGTGTCGATCGCCCGGCTGCAACGGCTCACCGGGTGGCATCCCGATCCATCGCTCGACGCGGGAGTGCGGCGCGCGGTGGCCGCGTTGCGCGCCGCCGCACCGTTCGCGTAA
- a CDS encoding metallophosphoesterase: MPAARAPRTSGGARRRLATGALLLTMSIGVAAAAAIAQSPPGSQVTASSQPTASSQPTASSLPTLPLSSAFGERPSGLTGGPPAPPRIAAGAPYSFVVIGHLRGDATGPNSKLPEVVQAIRQLRPDFLVLTGDVVWGETDKRVAGYATVRREWEYVDSALATLGVPVYRAPGNHDINDIPTRDIYRERYGILPQSVAIGDSRLILLASPWIPADGDTRKNPFVRPPDLEPAQKDWLATELVKPGFAHTFVIMHHLFWWQDEDGPWWRDVHPLLAKGHVDALFSGDYGPMKFSHLTRDGVRYFQTSLEDSVTKEIQHGMMSSRLLSSQFDNFLQVRVDGPSVDVKVHTIAESSTAQFTPQTWKFINAPPTPLPLGRWLLTVVGRKRLAAVGALLVACFVAGFVVGRRGRRAR; this comes from the coding sequence ATGCCCGCAGCGCGCGCGCCTCGAACGAGTGGGGGCGCGCGGCGTCGCCTGGCGACGGGCGCATTGCTGCTGACGATGTCGATTGGCGTGGCCGCCGCGGCGGCAATCGCCCAGTCGCCGCCAGGATCACAGGTGACGGCGTCGTCACAGCCGACGGCGTCGTCGCAACCGACGGCGTCATCACTGCCCACGCTTCCCCTGTCGTCGGCGTTCGGCGAGCGCCCCTCAGGGCTCACGGGAGGCCCGCCGGCTCCACCGCGGATCGCCGCGGGGGCGCCGTACTCGTTCGTCGTCATCGGGCACCTGCGCGGCGACGCCACGGGCCCCAACTCCAAGTTGCCGGAAGTGGTGCAGGCCATCCGCCAGCTGCGCCCGGACTTCCTGGTCCTCACGGGCGATGTCGTGTGGGGCGAGACCGACAAGCGCGTTGCCGGGTACGCCACCGTGCGACGCGAGTGGGAATATGTCGACTCGGCGCTCGCCACGCTGGGCGTCCCGGTGTACCGCGCCCCCGGCAACCACGACATCAACGACATCCCGACGCGCGACATCTATCGCGAGCGGTACGGCATCCTTCCGCAGTCGGTTGCCATCGGTGACTCGCGATTGATCCTCCTCGCCAGCCCCTGGATCCCGGCCGACGGCGACACACGCAAGAATCCGTTTGTCCGCCCTCCCGATCTCGAGCCGGCGCAGAAGGACTGGCTCGCAACCGAACTCGTCAAGCCGGGCTTTGCACACACGTTCGTCATCATGCACCACCTGTTCTGGTGGCAGGATGAGGATGGACCGTGGTGGCGTGACGTGCACCCGCTGCTGGCGAAGGGGCATGTCGACGCGCTCTTCTCGGGTGACTACGGGCCGATGAAGTTCTCGCACCTCACGCGTGACGGCGTGCGCTACTTCCAGACCTCGCTGGAGGACTCGGTCACGAAGGAGATCCAGCACGGGATGATGTCGAGCCGCCTGCTCTCCTCGCAGTTCGACAACTTCCTGCAGGTGCGCGTCGACGGCCCATCGGTCGACGTGAAGGTCCACACCATCGCCGAGTCGTCGACCGCGCAGTTCACGCCGCAGACGTGGAAGTTCATCAACGCGCCGCCGACGCCACTGCCGCTGGGGCGATGGCTACTCACCGTCGTCGGGCGCAAGAGGCTGGCAGCGGTTGGCGCGCTGCTCGTCGCCTGCTTCGTCGCCGGATTCGTCGTCGGGCGGCGGGGTCGCCGCGCGCGTTAG
- a CDS encoding right-handed parallel beta-helix repeat-containing protein, whose amino-acid sequence MTTPRTSAGAPAAAVTERGRPNVLQRLWAGLRFRDALLVSMLPLAALTFLYGAAARDYAHAREYDDYFSKARSIQSLFSARVDGVRSLPRGLQLRESLSPEDTAPGIVQLSLPAVRWDSMEIDRENEWGAWLDADLKYGKSAIKVRVRKRGDNSVHWLTEKRSMTVRTPRDDFFKRFRQFGLSGKDVVPSFLANRMSQEYGLLAPSTDIVAVYLNNRFYGTFRFVEVVDESFLRPFDRMPGNIFRGDAAERGSYYKGQNRNLFENLVPWDRASANDRVTSAGTGQLRLLLQDIAGTTFADHERLMRRVYRGEFARLLSYLLLAGDPYHDDAVHNQLIYEDPSTQLLHPIPWDTRLMDLAVPQQPVNPWYQAMMRDPFVVDSAVADLASRLKDDAFLARLDSIVRGVEHRYANYLAYDRLRGALIPDVGTGDEAMALIRRNARLLRQRLSDDTVAINATPAAGVTIVDLETRGWVGAELQGFTTTAAPAGAVTVRLDRNLNGVLDEADPAVATSVTRDAGGAAQLQLATPVVLYSGWDATGPEIRRGHVPYRLFVTGLPSATTLAPRLTNRVTGAPAAGVSWEAGGAVREGTGWHPWRFAESRGSVHRLAGDVRLEQTLVIAAKDTLVIEPGTTIRLAPDQSLVSYGRVLALGTRERPIRVLPLTEGVPWGTFSIQGHGADSSIFQFVEVAQGGGAIVNRVEYIGMFNIHRADGVVVEHSIFRDNLRSDDTFHALHTRFYLRHSSVIRGNSDAIDLDIASGELIDNTIVDAGGDGIDLMTSTPRIIGNRVSGSGDKGISIGEASTPFVFNNDIFKCNIGIEVKDRSDPILLHNRVVDNKTGLRERRKNWRYGGGGWATVAQTIFSGNRTPRVRDEFSRLTLAGVAGLDSAGSAVVVEPSDLAWLYRMEGIAVPPGASPGLVAGWREVAPTSPVDVQSFTDDFADVSGGWVASGGMTRLEKRRDALVLEVSRHAGRAARAVRWSLPAGGSLVLELAGRDAGSSRAIVHGDGATADVQRDFTLGSDPATAHFVTVALPPGTYRGVALDLAPVPGLTEVDPNSGLTIPRGARLNLRGYRVIPASPTTPPRPTPRPSR is encoded by the coding sequence ATGACGACGCCGCGCACCAGCGCCGGTGCTCCCGCTGCGGCCGTCACGGAGCGCGGCAGACCAAACGTGCTGCAGCGCCTCTGGGCCGGGCTGCGCTTCCGCGATGCCCTCCTCGTCTCGATGCTCCCGCTGGCGGCGCTGACGTTCCTGTACGGGGCGGCGGCGCGCGACTACGCGCATGCGCGGGAGTACGACGACTACTTCTCGAAGGCGCGGTCGATCCAGTCGCTGTTCAGCGCGCGCGTCGACGGCGTGCGCTCGCTCCCGCGCGGGTTGCAGCTGCGGGAGTCGCTGTCCCCCGAGGACACGGCGCCGGGCATCGTCCAGCTCAGCCTTCCCGCGGTGCGCTGGGACTCGATGGAGATCGATCGCGAGAACGAGTGGGGCGCCTGGCTCGACGCCGACCTCAAGTACGGCAAGTCGGCCATCAAGGTGCGGGTGCGCAAGCGCGGCGACAACAGCGTGCACTGGCTCACCGAGAAGCGGTCCATGACGGTGCGCACGCCGCGCGACGACTTCTTCAAGCGCTTTCGCCAGTTTGGCTTGTCGGGGAAGGATGTCGTCCCCTCGTTCCTCGCCAACCGCATGTCGCAGGAGTACGGGCTCCTGGCGCCGTCCACCGACATCGTCGCCGTGTACCTGAACAACCGCTTCTACGGCACGTTCCGGTTCGTCGAGGTCGTGGACGAGTCGTTCCTGCGCCCCTTCGACCGCATGCCCGGGAACATCTTCCGCGGCGACGCGGCGGAGCGCGGTTCCTACTACAAGGGGCAGAACCGCAACCTGTTCGAGAACCTCGTCCCGTGGGATCGCGCGTCGGCCAACGACCGCGTGACCTCGGCGGGGACGGGTCAGCTCCGCCTCCTGCTGCAGGACATTGCCGGGACGACATTTGCCGACCATGAGCGCCTGATGCGGCGTGTGTACCGCGGCGAGTTCGCGCGCCTGCTCTCCTACCTGTTGCTTGCCGGCGACCCGTACCACGACGACGCGGTCCACAACCAGCTCATCTACGAGGACCCGTCCACACAGCTGCTGCATCCCATTCCGTGGGATACGCGGCTCATGGACCTGGCTGTCCCGCAGCAGCCGGTGAACCCGTGGTACCAGGCGATGATGCGCGACCCGTTCGTGGTCGACTCGGCGGTGGCCGACCTTGCCTCGCGCCTCAAGGACGACGCCTTCCTCGCGCGGCTCGACTCCATCGTGCGCGGCGTCGAGCATCGCTACGCGAATTACCTGGCCTACGATCGCCTGCGAGGCGCCCTGATTCCCGACGTGGGGACGGGCGACGAGGCGATGGCATTGATCCGCCGGAATGCGCGGCTGCTTCGCCAGCGGCTGTCGGACGACACCGTGGCCATCAACGCCACGCCGGCCGCGGGGGTGACGATCGTCGACCTGGAAACGCGCGGCTGGGTTGGTGCGGAGCTGCAGGGCTTCACGACCACCGCGGCGCCCGCGGGGGCGGTCACCGTACGGCTGGATCGCAACCTCAACGGCGTGCTCGACGAGGCGGACCCCGCGGTGGCCACGTCGGTGACGCGCGACGCGGGCGGTGCCGCGCAGTTGCAACTGGCGACACCGGTCGTGCTCTACTCGGGATGGGACGCGACCGGCCCCGAGATCCGTCGCGGGCACGTCCCGTACCGCCTGTTCGTCACGGGGCTGCCGTCAGCCACAACGCTCGCCCCGCGCCTCACCAACCGTGTCACGGGGGCGCCGGCGGCTGGCGTGTCGTGGGAGGCGGGGGGCGCGGTGCGTGAGGGGACCGGGTGGCACCCGTGGCGCTTCGCCGAGTCGCGCGGATCGGTCCATCGCCTCGCTGGCGACGTGCGCCTCGAGCAGACGCTCGTGATCGCCGCCAAGGACACGCTGGTGATCGAACCCGGCACGACCATCCGCCTCGCGCCCGACCAGTCGCTCGTCTCCTATGGTCGCGTGCTCGCGCTGGGCACCCGTGAGCGCCCGATCCGCGTCCTGCCGCTCACCGAGGGCGTGCCGTGGGGGACCTTCTCCATCCAGGGGCATGGCGCGGACAGCAGCATCTTCCAGTTTGTCGAGGTGGCGCAGGGGGGCGGCGCGATCGTCAACCGCGTGGAGTACATCGGCATGTTCAACATCCACCGCGCCGACGGCGTGGTGGTGGAGCACTCGATCTTCCGCGACAACCTGCGGAGCGACGACACCTTCCACGCCCTGCACACGCGCTTCTACCTGCGCCACTCCTCCGTCATCCGCGGCAACTCCGACGCGATCGACCTCGACATCGCCAGCGGTGAGCTCATCGACAACACGATCGTCGACGCCGGTGGTGACGGCATCGACCTCATGACATCGACGCCGCGCATCATCGGCAACCGCGTCAGCGGCTCGGGCGACAAGGGGATTTCCATTGGCGAGGCGAGCACGCCATTCGTCTTCAACAACGACATCTTCAAGTGCAACATCGGGATCGAGGTGAAGGACCGCTCCGACCCGATCCTGCTGCACAACCGCGTGGTGGACAACAAGACGGGGTTGCGCGAGCGCCGGAAGAACTGGCGTTACGGCGGCGGAGGCTGGGCGACGGTGGCACAAACGATCTTCAGCGGTAACCGGACGCCGCGCGTGCGCGACGAGTTCTCGCGCCTCACGCTTGCCGGCGTGGCGGGGCTCGACTCGGCGGGGTCGGCGGTGGTGGTAGAGCCCTCGGACCTTGCGTGGCTGTACCGCATGGAGGGGATCGCCGTGCCGCCAGGCGCAAGCCCGGGGCTGGTGGCTGGGTGGCGCGAGGTGGCGCCCACCTCACCCGTCGACGTCCAGAGCTTCACCGACGACTTTGCCGACGTATCGGGTGGATGGGTGGCGAGCGGCGGGATGACACGCCTCGAGAAGCGTCGCGACGCGCTGGTGCTCGAAGTCTCGCGACATGCGGGACGCGCCGCCCGCGCCGTGAGATGGTCGCTGCCGGCGGGCGGCTCGCTGGTGCTCGAGTTGGCGGGGCGCGACGCCGGATCGTCGCGCGCCATCGTGCACGGCGATGGGGCGACCGCGGACGTGCAGCGCGACTTTACGCTCGGAAGCGATCCCGCCACCGCGCACTTCGTGACCGTCGCACTCCCGCCGGGCACCTACCGTGGTGTGGCGCTCGACCTCGCGCCCGTCCCGGGGCTCACGGAGGTCGATCCGAACTCGGGGCTCACCATCCCGCGCGGCGCGCGCCTCAACCTGCGCGGCTACCGCGTGATCCCGGCCTCGCCCACCACGCCACCGCGCCCGACTCCACGGCCGTCCAGATAG
- a CDS encoding DUF4956 domain-containing protein, which translates to MDEFLRQGAPSGNTFGLIEVFVALGLSFVLCLMLAYFYRQSHRGLSYSVSLVHAMVLLGVTVSVIMLIIGSNIARAFTLVGALSIIRFRNPVKDSRDVAFIFMAMAIGMAVGTGFYTTAVVYTFFACGAAYAMARFGIGSSTRREQLLKVHVPASLDYANAFSELFYRSLREYSLLSVETLRDGSLVELVYSVEFKPGTADAAFVDELRRLTNGAQVALLTGRENIDV; encoded by the coding sequence GTGGACGAGTTCCTTCGCCAGGGCGCCCCATCGGGCAACACCTTCGGCCTCATCGAAGTCTTCGTGGCGCTCGGCCTGAGCTTCGTGCTCTGCCTGATGCTGGCGTATTTCTATCGCCAGTCGCACCGCGGCCTCTCCTACTCGGTGTCGCTCGTGCACGCCATGGTGCTGCTGGGCGTCACCGTGTCGGTGATCATGCTGATCATCGGGAGCAACATCGCGCGGGCGTTCACGCTGGTAGGGGCGCTCTCGATCATCCGCTTCCGCAACCCCGTCAAGGATTCGCGAGACGTCGCCTTCATCTTCATGGCGATGGCAATCGGCATGGCGGTGGGGACCGGTTTCTACACGACGGCGGTGGTCTACACCTTCTTTGCCTGCGGCGCGGCCTACGCCATGGCGCGCTTCGGCATCGGGAGCTCGACGCGTCGCGAGCAGCTGCTCAAGGTCCACGTGCCGGCGTCGCTCGACTACGCCAACGCCTTCAGCGAGCTGTTCTACCGATCGCTGCGCGAGTACTCGCTGCTGAGCGTGGAGACGCTGCGCGACGGGAGCCTGGTTGAGCTGGTGTACTCGGTCGAGTTCAAGCCGGGAACGGCGGACGCGGCCTTCGTGGATGAGCTGCGCCGGCTCACCAACGGCGCTCAGGTCGCCCTCCTGACTGGGCGGGAGAACATCGACGTCTGA
- a CDS encoding polyphosphate polymerase domain-containing protein: MATTAPGAPRGDGVKAGALHQTMNRYEVKYLVATKDVPGLMADLAPYTRPDPHSPEWGYSISSVYWDTPDLALFWEKIEGVKFRRKLRFRRYGNAPDVFLEIKGREDRTLHKRRIQWPVERVQAVFGEGDVRVDWSQVQGDEVATEVALMVQRLRLEPRMAIRYRRRALFGRFDPELRITFDGRILYHPRDFSLVRPFEEGRSVIDPRVTVLEIKYDHRAPIWLTKAICERGLQVVRMSKYCTAVDKHYFGGANT; the protein is encoded by the coding sequence ATGGCGACAACCGCACCAGGCGCCCCGCGCGGCGACGGAGTGAAGGCGGGGGCGTTGCACCAGACGATGAACCGGTACGAGGTCAAATACCTCGTGGCGACGAAGGACGTCCCGGGGCTGATGGCGGACCTGGCGCCATACACGCGCCCCGACCCGCATTCGCCGGAGTGGGGGTACTCCATCAGCTCGGTGTACTGGGATACCCCCGACCTGGCGCTGTTCTGGGAGAAGATCGAGGGAGTGAAGTTCCGCCGGAAGCTGCGCTTTCGCCGGTATGGCAACGCCCCGGACGTCTTTCTCGAGATCAAGGGTCGTGAGGACCGCACGCTGCACAAGCGGCGCATCCAGTGGCCGGTGGAACGGGTGCAGGCGGTGTTTGGCGAGGGCGATGTGCGCGTGGACTGGTCGCAGGTGCAAGGCGACGAGGTGGCGACCGAGGTGGCGCTGATGGTCCAGCGACTGCGCCTCGAGCCTCGGATGGCGATCCGCTATCGCCGGCGCGCCCTGTTTGGCCGTTTCGACCCCGAGCTGCGCATCACGTTCGACGGTCGCATCCTCTACCATCCCCGCGACTTCTCGCTCGTGCGCCCCTTCGAGGAAGGGCGGTCGGTGATCGACCCGCGCGTGACCGTCCTCGAGATCAAGTACGACCATCGCGCCCCCATCTGGCTCACCAAGGCAATCTGCGAGCGCGGACTGCAGGTGGTGCGCATGTCCAAGTACTGCACGGCCGTCGACAAGCACTACTTTGGCGGCGCGAATACCTGA
- a CDS encoding FAD-dependent oxidoreductase, whose amino-acid sequence MPDTRPVTAPRVLILGAGPAGLGAALQLQRQGRGSATVLEQHAVPGGNAGSFDFGGQRLDFGSHRLHPASDPDILADIKALVGEDLLVRPRHGRIRLRGRWIHFPLKPADLLLRLDKGFAISSSVDMARKALHLTGAPADHFAGVLWNSLGPTICRDFYFPYARKIWGLDPEQLSSVQARRRVKASSFGGLMRKVFGALPGLRQPMTGKFYYPRQGFGQICEAYATAAAASGASVRYQHRVEQVIPPATERAPWTVLARDDRGTEQLQADYLWSTIPITAVARAYQGEIPASVPAAAASIRYRAMILVYLQLDVEQFTEYDAHYLPESAVRITRLSEPKNYRDAVPPTGRTVLCAELPCEADDDVWQMDDASLGELVAADLGTVGLPLARPPIAVFTRRLRQAYPIYLTGYETHFGALDRWADSLPRFLTFGRQGLFAHDNTHHALRMGYAAAECLRPDGFDTVAWRAWRREFETHVVED is encoded by the coding sequence ATGCCTGACACTCGCCCGGTGACCGCCCCGCGCGTCCTGATCCTCGGCGCCGGCCCCGCCGGGCTGGGGGCGGCGCTACAGCTGCAACGCCAGGGGCGAGGCTCGGCGACCGTGCTGGAGCAGCATGCCGTTCCCGGGGGGAACGCGGGGAGCTTCGACTTTGGCGGCCAGCGCCTCGACTTCGGGTCGCACCGCCTGCACCCGGCGAGCGACCCCGACATCCTCGCCGACATCAAGGCGCTGGTGGGTGAGGACCTGCTGGTGCGCCCGCGGCACGGGCGCATCCGCCTGCGCGGGCGGTGGATCCACTTCCCGCTCAAGCCCGCCGACCTCCTGCTCCGCCTCGACAAGGGCTTCGCGATCTCGTCCAGCGTCGACATGGCGCGCAAGGCTTTGCACCTGACGGGAGCGCCAGCCGACCACTTTGCCGGCGTGCTCTGGAACTCGTTAGGCCCGACGATCTGTCGCGACTTCTATTTCCCGTATGCGCGCAAGATCTGGGGGCTCGATCCCGAGCAACTGTCGTCCGTGCAGGCGCGCCGCCGCGTGAAGGCCTCGTCGTTCGGCGGGTTGATGCGGAAGGTCTTCGGGGCGCTCCCCGGACTCAGGCAACCCATGACGGGGAAGTTCTACTATCCGCGCCAGGGGTTCGGGCAGATCTGCGAGGCCTACGCAACCGCTGCCGCCGCGAGCGGGGCATCGGTCCGCTACCAGCACCGTGTGGAGCAGGTGATCCCGCCCGCCACCGAGCGCGCCCCCTGGACGGTGCTCGCCCGCGACGACCGCGGGACCGAGCAGCTGCAAGCCGACTACCTCTGGTCGACCATCCCGATCACGGCGGTGGCGCGGGCGTACCAGGGGGAGATCCCCGCGTCGGTCCCGGCGGCCGCCGCGTCGATCCGGTACCGGGCGATGATCCTGGTCTACCTGCAGCTCGACGTGGAGCAGTTCACGGAGTACGACGCGCACTACCTCCCCGAGTCGGCGGTGCGCATCACGCGACTCTCGGAACCGAAGAACTACCGCGATGCCGTGCCGCCCACGGGGAGGACGGTGCTGTGCGCCGAGTTGCCGTGCGAGGCAGACGACGACGTGTGGCAGATGGACGATGCGTCGTTAGGCGAGCTGGTGGCCGCCGACCTCGGGACGGTCGGGCTGCCGCTGGCGCGGCCGCCGATCGCCGTCTTCACCCGCCGCCTGCGCCAGGCCTACCCGATCTACCTCACCGGATACGAGACGCACTTTGGCGCACTCGACCGCTGGGCCGACTCGCTCCCTCGCTTCCTCACCTTCGGGCGCCAGGGACTCTTTGCACACGACAACACGCATCACGCCCTGCGCATGGGCTATGCGGCCGCCGAGTGCCTGCGCCCCGACGGATTCGATACGGTAGCCTGGCGCGCCTGGCGCAGGGAGTTCGAGACGCATGTCGTCGAGGACTGA
- a CDS encoding flippase-like domain-containing protein — MTGRTKAIVSVGLLALLFWILPWSQLEEAFRRLSLRTWLGLLAGFVGGHLLGVVKWRTVVNAGRARLGFRDAIMCYGAGLFTNLCLPTIVGGDILRLTMASRITRNPAAVTLGGVTDRLSDILALGILLALGLLLSTDQLPGLWGQVITVVVVVGAVLAMAGLPFVLQRPLARWPKKFRRPIGRLLVALRHSWKTPSALATALALSLVIQGGFVLLNVALGRSIGIGVDLSVWLIAWPAAKVAGLLPISLGGLAVREASLGALLLPFGVPMATGVAASLIWQTVLIGGGLIGGATWVMLRPSNGGSDSVAANAEISPTNA, encoded by the coding sequence ATGACGGGGCGGACCAAGGCCATCGTCAGCGTCGGGCTCCTCGCGCTTCTCTTCTGGATCCTGCCGTGGTCACAGCTCGAGGAGGCGTTTCGTCGCCTCTCGCTGCGCACCTGGCTGGGGCTCCTGGCCGGCTTCGTGGGAGGGCACCTGCTTGGCGTGGTGAAGTGGCGCACGGTGGTGAACGCCGGACGGGCGCGCCTGGGCTTCCGCGACGCGATCATGTGCTACGGTGCGGGGCTGTTCACCAACCTGTGCCTGCCCACGATCGTTGGCGGCGACATCTTGCGCCTGACGATGGCGTCCCGCATCACGCGCAACCCGGCGGCCGTGACGTTAGGCGGGGTGACCGATCGCCTCTCCGACATCCTGGCGCTGGGGATCCTCCTCGCGCTGGGGCTCCTCCTGTCGACCGACCAGCTCCCGGGGCTGTGGGGGCAGGTGATTACCGTCGTGGTCGTCGTGGGTGCGGTCCTCGCGATGGCCGGGCTCCCCTTTGTCCTGCAGCGCCCGCTCGCGCGATGGCCGAAGAAGTTCCGCCGCCCCATCGGGCGCCTGCTCGTGGCGCTACGACACTCATGGAAGACGCCGTCGGCGCTGGCCACGGCGCTCGCGCTGTCGCTCGTCATCCAGGGAGGCTTCGTCCTGCTCAACGTGGCGCTCGGGCGCTCCATCGGGATCGGGGTCGACCTCTCGGTCTGGCTCATCGCCTGGCCGGCGGCCAAGGTGGCGGGACTCCTCCCCATCTCGCTGGGGGGGCTGGCGGTGCGAGAGGCATCGCTCGGTGCCCTGCTGCTCCCCTTTGGGGTCCCGATGGCGACTGGAGTGGCCGCCTCGCTCATCTGGCAAACGGTGCTCATTGGCGGCGGGCTGATTGGCGGGGCCACGTGGGTGATGCTGCGCCCGTCCAATGGCGGTTCCGACTCGGTGGCCGCGAACGCAGAGATCTCTCCCACCAATGCCTGA